The Atribacterota bacterium genome segment TTTCAGGAAAGCACTACTGCTATTTTGAATCCATCAGTGCGATTTTTCGGAATAGCATCAGCTTTGAAAAGTTCAGATGTAATACTGAGCCCACTTAGTATCGGACAGAGCTTATTAGTAGTTTGGCCACAATTTGTTGCTTTGATAGCCCTAACGTTGATTTGTTTTGCGATTTCTTATATTGTTTTTATGCGTCAGGAAATTCGCTCTACTTAAGATTTAATTAATTTAAATAAATTTATTAATTTGGTGAGGTTAATGTTATTGAACGGTTCAAGATTTAACCTCACCAAAAAAATATTATAACAGGAAAAATAATAATAAAAAGCAGGCAGCTATCGGGTACAAAAAAGATCTAATTCTCCATAATTAATAGCTTGATAATATAATGTAAAGTTATTTGTTATTTGAAAAAACGCAGCCACAATAATTTTGCCGGTATAATCCATACTGTTCAGATAAGACAATAGAACGCTTAAATCCGTCCTTTTTTTTAAAATCACTAAACAGATAATTAACCTGATATTTATTTGCCATTTCCTCTCCAATCTGGTTTATTGCTATCGCATTTTTGTGAGGGCTTATTGTGAGTGTGGTAGTAAAAAACGGTATTTTCAATTCTTGTGCTTTTTGTGCTGTTTTATTCAGGCGAAGATAAAAACATTTCAAACATCTATTCCCACCCTCGGGCTCATTTTCAAATCCCTTTACTTCTTTAAAAAAGACTTCCGGTTCATATTTGCCTTCAATGAATGTTATCTTATTTTGAACAGGAAATTGTTCAATTAATTTTTTCTGTTCATTCAATCTTCTTATGTATTCTTCTTCAGGATGAATATTTGGATTATAAAAAAATACTGTAATAGAAAAAAATTGTGAAAGGTATTCAATTACATAAGTACTGCAGGGGGCACAGCAGCTATGTAACAAAAGCTTTGGAGTATGGTTATTTTTTTTAATTTCATTAATTTTTTCATCCAGCATTTTTTGAAAATTAACCGCTGGTTTTTTTTGATTACTATTCATTTGTACCCAACCAAATCATATATAATGCGTAGACCGCACTAACGATAGCTCCGGGTATTGAAGAAGATGAATCACTAAAAAGACTCATAGCCAGTGCGGAAGCAAAACCAGCATTTTTAATGGTTCCTAATAGCATCATGGTAATTGCATCACTTTTTTTAATAGCCAAGCCCCTAAATATTACTTTTAACAAATAAAAAAGAGGAAAGGTAGTAAGAAGGGCAATAAATGCGATTCTTAGTAAATTGTCAAGGTCTGTAAAAAAGCTTACCTGATTTATTCCGATAACAGTAAAGATAACCACAAACAAGCCCCAATTTACAATAGTGCCTCTCCATGATTTTAAA includes the following:
- a CDS encoding epoxyqueuosine reductase QueH; its protein translation is MNSNQKKPAVNFQKMLDEKINEIKKNNHTPKLLLHSCCAPCSTYVIEYLSQFFSITVFFYNPNIHPEEEYIRRLNEQKKLIEQFPVQNKITFIEGKYEPEVFFKEVKGFENEPEGGNRCLKCFYLRLNKTAQKAQELKIPFFTTTLTISPHKNAIAINQIGEEMANKYQVNYLFSDFKKKDGFKRSIVLSEQYGLYRQNYCGCVFSNNK